TGCGCGGCGATCATGCCGCTGGGCTCGCCGATCGGCTCCGGCCTGGGCATCCGCAACCCGCACAACTTCCAGCTGATCGTGGAGGCCGCGAACGTCCCGGTGGTGCTGGACGCGGGCGCGGGCACCGCGAGCGACGTCGCGCTGGCGATGGAGCTGGGCTGCTCGGCGGTCATGCTGGCCTCCGCGGTGACCCGCGCGCAGGACCCGGTGCTGATGGCGGAGGCGATGCGCAAGGCGGTCGAGGCGGGACGGCTGGCGCACCGGGCCGGGCGGATCCCGCGCCGCTACTACGCCGAGGCGTCCTCCCCCACCGCGGGCCTGGCCGACACCCGCGAGCGTCCGGCGTTCTGAGCCGCGCCCGCCGGGGCGAACCGACCACCGCCCCGGGGGCGTCCCTGCGGGCACGGGCCGGTCGCCGGTCCGCCCCGACATCCGGCCGCTCCCGGTGGGCGACCGGTCCGACCCCTACACTCCTCTGGTGGACATGACCCTCGACGACCCCCTGCACGGCGTGCTGCTCGACGGCCGCTACCGGATTGAGCAGCGGATCGCGGTCGGCGGCATGGCGACCGTCTACCGGGGCACCGACACCCGGCTGGACCGGACGGTGGCGCTGAAGCTGATGCACCCCTCGCTGATCGGGGACGCCGACTTCACGGCCCGCTTCATCCGGGAGGCGAAGGCGGTGGCCCGGCTTGCCCACCCGAACGTGGTGAACGTGCTGGACCAGGGCGCCGACCCGCGGGCCGTGTTCATGGCGATGGAGTACGTGCCCGGCCGCAACCTGCGCGACGTGCTGCGCGACCGCGGGGCGCTGTCGGTGCGGGCCGCGCTGGACGTGCTGGAGCCGGTGCTGGCGGCGCTCGGCGCGGCGCACCGGGCCGGCCTGGTGCACCGGGACGTCAAGCCGGAGAACGTGCTGATCACCGACAACGGCATGGTGAAGGTCGCCGACTTCGGCCTGGTCCGGGTGCTGGAGGGCGGCGACGCGACGGGCGCCTCGGCCACCGAGACCGGCCAGCTGCTGGGCACCGTCTCCTACCTGGCGCCGGAGCAGATCCGCCAGGAGCCCACCGACCAGCGGGTGGACGTCTACGCGGCGGGCATCCTGCTGTACGAGATGCTGACCGGCGCCAAGCCGCACACCGGGGAGCACGCCGCCCAGGTGATGTACCGGCACCTGCACGAGGACGTCCCGGCGCCGTCGCTGACCGCGCCCGCGGTGGGCCCGGAGCTGGACGCGATAGTGGCGGCGGCGACCTCCCGGGACCCGCAGGCCCGGCCGTGGGACGCGGTGGAGCTGCTGGCCGCGGTGCAGCGGGCCCGCCGCTCGCTGCCCGTCGAGCAGTTGGACGCGGAGCCGCCCGCCTCGACCCGGCCCACCCCGCGCTACAGCCCGGGCGAGGCCACCGCGGTGCTCGAGCAGCTCCCGCCGCTGGAGCGCACCAGCGTGCTGGAGGTCCCGCCGGAGCTGCTGCCGCCGGTGCGCCCGGTGGTGAACGACGACCCGCCGCGCGGCCGGCCGCGCCGCTCCCCCCGCTCGGCCTTCGGCCGCCACCCGGCGGCCTGGTCGGCGGTGCTGGTCGCGCTGCTGCTGGTGGTGGGCGGCGTGACGTACGCGCTGTCCAGCGCGGTGTACGCGACGGTGCCCAGCGTGCTGGGGCAGAACCGGGAGCAGGCGGCGGCGACGCTGGACCGGCAGGGCCTGCACGGCTCGTTCAGCGAGCAGTTCAGCGAGTCGGTGCCGAACGGCTCGGTGATCTCCACCGACCCGGGGGTGGGCGCCAAGGTCCGCAAGAGCGACGGGGTGAAGGTGCTGCTCTCGCGCGGCCCGGAGCGGGTGGCGGTGCCGGACGTGACCGGCCGTCCGCAGGCGGACGCCGCCAAGGCGCTGGGCGACGCCCGGCTGACGGCGGGCACCAGCCGCGAGGAGTACAGCGACACCGTGCCGAAGGGCTCGGTGATCTCCACCGACCCGGCGGCCGGCAGCAGCCAGTCGCCCGGCTCGCCGGTGGCGCTGACCGTCTCCAAGGGCATGCACGTGGTGCCGGACGTCAAGGGGATGGGCAAGGAGGACGCCTCGAAGGCCCTGCAGGACGCCGGGTTCGTGCCGGAGATCGCCGGTCTGATCCCGCTCGGCAAGGTCACCGGCCAGTCCCCCGCGGCGAACACCCCGGCGAAGCAGGGCAGCACCGTGACGATCACCATCAGCCTGTTCTGACGCCCGGCCCCGGGGGTTCAGCGCAGCGGGCCGTCCCCGGGCTGCTCCTGGTAGGAGTAGCGCTGCTCGCGCCAGGGGTCGGCGAGGTTGTGGTAGCCGCGCTCCTCCCAGAAGCCGCGCCGGTCGGCCCGCATGTACTCGACGGCGCGCACCCACTTGGGGCCCTTCCAGGCGTACAGGTGGGGCACCACCAGGCGGACCGGGAAGCCGTGCTCCAGGGTGAGGGTGCGGCCGTCGTGGTGGGTGGCGAGGACGGTGGACGGGTCGGCGAAGTCGGCCAGCCGCAGGTTGGCGCTGTAGCCGTACTCGGCCCAGACCATCACGTGGGTGACCGACGGGTCGGGCGGGACGAGGTCGAGGACGGTCTTGGCGGCGACGCCGGTCCACTCGTTGCCGAGCATCGAGAACTTGGTGACGCAGTGCAGATCGCCGCGGACGGTGGTCTTGGGCAGGGCGTGGAAGCCGGCGAAGTCCCACCTGGCCTTCTCCGCGTCGGCGGTGGCCCCGAACACCTGGAAGTCCCAGCTCTGCGGCTTGAACCGGGGCACCGGCCCGTAGTGCAGGACCGGCCAGCCGCGCTGCGGCCGCTGCCCCGGGGGGAGCCTCGGGTCAGTCGTCGGCTGCTGTTCCGGTTCGCGCTGACCCATGGTCCCCATGGTGACAGACGGCGGGCGCCGCACCACGGGCGCCCCCGTTGCGCGCCCCCGGGGAAATCCGCCGCGGCGGAGGGGGGGAACACGGGGCGAATCCGCGCGGGCGTTCGGGCGAGATACCCCCGAACGGCCCAATGCTTTCGACGTCACCGCAGCTCAGAGCGGTTCCGACGGGCCGGAAAGGGCGATCTCCGGGGCGGCTGTAAGCGTGAACTTACTGGAAGCGCACCCGTTCAACTGCCACGATTCGGGGCATCCGGACACCGACCGGAATGCGGACAGGAAGGCAGGCCATGCAGGGCGACCCCGAGGTCATCGAGTTCCTCAACGAGCAGTTGACCGCCGAACTCACCGCCATCAACCAGTACTTCCTGCACGCGAAGATGCAGGAGAACTTCGGCTGGACCAAGCTCGCCAAGTACACCCGGCACGAGTCCTTCGACGAGATGAAGCACGCCGAGATCCTGACCGACCGGATCCTCTTCCTGGACGGCCTGCCGAACTACCAGCGGCTGTTCCACGTCCGGATCGGGCAGACCGTCAAGGAGATGTTCGAGGCCGACCGGCAGGTCGAGGTCGAGGCGATCGACCGGCTGCGGCGCGGGATCGTGGTGATGCGCGCCAAGAACGACGTCACCTCGGCGAACATCTTCGAGGCCATCCTGGAGGACGAGGAGCACCACATCGACTACCTGGACACCCAGCTGGAACTGCTGGACAAGCTCGGCGAGGCGCTCTACATCGCGCAGCTGATCGAGCAGCCGGAGAGCTGAGCCGGAGAACCGGGCCGGAGGGCTGGGCCGAACGGGGGGGTCAGGCGGCCTTCGGGGCGACGGCGGGAGCGGTGGCCGGGTCGGCCAGGCCGAGCCGTTCGGCCAGCCGGGCGGTCGGGCAGGGGCGGGCGCCGTGCTCGCCGAGCAGCGCCTGGATGCGCCGCACGCAGGAACCGCAGTCGGTGCCGGCCTTGCAGCCCTGGGCTATCTGGCGCGGGGTGTTGGCCCCCTCGTCGATCTTCTGCTTGACCTGGGCCTCGGTGACCGCGTGGCACATGCACACGTACATGTGCGGCCCCTTCCACGATTGGTGCGGTTTACTGAGCCTTACCTTACCTGGCGCTCCGGGTACGAAAAAGGCCCCTCCGCCCGGAATCACCCGGAAGCGGAGGGGCCTTCGTCACATCGGGACCCTCGGGTCACCGGCCGCTCACTGGCCGCGGTACATCTCGGCGACCAGGAACGCCAGGTCCAGCGACTGGCTGCGGTTGAGCCGCGGGTCGCAGGCCGTCTCGTAGCGCTGGTGCAGGTCGTCGACCAGCACCTCGTCGCCGCCGCCGACGCACTCGGTGACGTCGTCGCCGGTCAGCTCCACGTGGATGCCGCCCGGGTGGGTGCCCAGCGCGCGGTGCACCTCGAAGAAGCCCCGGACCTCGTCCAGCACGTCGTCGAACTTGCGGGTCTTGTGGCCGCTGGAGGCCTCGAAGGTGTTGCCGTGCATCGGGTCGGTGATCCACACCACCTGGGCGCCGGACGCGGTGACCTTCTCCACCAGGGTCGGCAGGTGGTCGCGGATCTTGCCCGCGCCCATCCGGGTGATGAAGGTGAGCCGGCCGGGCTCGCGCTCCGGGTCGAGGCGGTCGATCAGGGTCAGCGCGTCGTCCACCGTGGTGGTGGGGCCGAGCTTGACGCCGATCGGGTTGCGGATCTTCGACGCGAACTCGATGTGCGCGTGGTCCAGCTGCCGGGTGCGCTCGCCGATCCACACCATGTGGCCGGAGACGTCGTACAGCTCGCCGGTGCGCGAGTCGGTGCGGGTCAGCGCCGTCTCGTAGTCCAGGATCAGCGCCTCGTGCGAGGAGAAGAACTCGACCGTCTTGAACTCCTCCGGGGCCACCCCGCAGGCGTTCATGAAGGCCAGCGCCTGGTCGATCTCCCGGGCCAGCTGCTCGTAGCGCTGGCCGGCCGGGGAGTTGCGCACGAAGTCCTGGTTCCAGGCGTGCACCTGGCGCAGGTCGGCGTAGCCGCCGGTGGTGAAGGCGCGCACCAGGTTGAGCGTCGCGGCGGAGGCGTTGTACATCCGCTTCAGGCGCTCCGGGTCCGGGATGCGGGCCTCGGCGGTGAACTCGAAGCCGTTGACCGAGTCGCCGCGGTAGGTCGGCAGCGTCACGCCGTCGCGGGTCTCGGTGCTCTTGGAACGGGGCTTGGAGTACTGGCCGGCGATCCGGCCGACCTTCACCACCGGCACCGAGGCCGCGTAGGTGAGGACCGCCGCCATCTGCAGCAGCGTCTTCAGCTTGTTCCGGATCTGGTCGGCCGACACGGCGTCGAACGCCTCGGCGCAGTCGCCGCCCTGGAGCAGGAACGCCTCACCACGCGCGACGGCCGCGAGCCGGGCGCGCAGCTGGTCGCACTCGCCCGCGAAGACGAGGGGCGGATAGGAGGCGAGCTCGGCAAGGGTCTTGCGCAGAGCCTCTTGGTCCGGCCATTCAGGCTGCTGCGCCGCGGGCAGGGACTGCCAGGAGTGGTTAGTCACGGTCACGGGGCAAGGCTACGGGGTGGCACCGGCGGTGCGGGGGTTCCGCCCGCTGGGTGAGACGGGAAATGGACATCCCGGTGATCCCTCCCCGCACCGCCCGCCGGTGGGCTATGGTCGGCTCCGTGACCGCGACGCACACCTTCTCCTGGTGGTGGGCCAGCCCGTTGGGCGGCCCACTGATCGCGCGTCCCTAGCGACGAACGACGGCCGCCCTCCGGGGCGGCCGTCGGCGTGTGTGTGCAGCGTCACGGCCTCCCGGAGGCGGCGGAACCCCCGCAGCGCCCCCTCCCGGAAGGAACACCGCAGCCGTGACCACCACCGCCACCGCCCTGCTCGCCCGACTCGCCGCCCCCGGCGCCCCGGCCTTCGCCCTGCTGCACCGGCGCGCGCCCCGGCTCGCCCCCGACACCGTCGAACTGCTGGTCGGCGAGGTCTCCGAGCACGCGGCGCTGGCCGACCTGCCCGTCCCGGCGGGCGCCCCGGACGGCGGCCCGCGGCACGACCTGCTGGCCCTCGTCCCGTACGCGCAGATCCGCGAACGCGGCTTCGCGGCCCGCCAGGACGGCACCCCGCTGCGGGCGCTGTCCGTCCGGGAGCAGTACGCGCTGCCGCTGGCCGAGGTGCTGGCCGCGCTGCCCGACGCCCCGGTGGAGCTGCGCGGCGGGGAGTTCGACATCGACGACGAGGAGTACGCGGAGATCGTCCGCCGGGTGATCGAGGACGAGATCGGGCGCGGCGCGGGCGCCAACTTCGTGATCCGGCGCGATTTCCGGGCCGAGTTGGCCGGATACTCCACCCCCACCGCGCTGACCCTGCTGCGCCGGCTGCTGGAGCACGAGCGCGGCGCGTACTGGACCTTCCTGGTGCACACCGGCGACCGGGTGCTGGTCGGCGCCTCGCCCGAGGTCCACGTCCGGCAGTCCGGCGGCACCGTGGTGATGAACCCGATCTCCGGCACCTACCGCTACCCGGCCGGCGGCCCGGACGCCGACTCGCTGCTGGAGTTCCTGCGCGACCCCAAGGAGCTGGAGGAGCTCACCATGGTGGTCGACGAGGAGCTGAAGATGATGTGCGCGGTCGGCGACCTCGGCGGGCAGGTGCTCGGCCCGCGGCTGAAGGAGATGTCGCACCTGGCGCACACCGAGTACGAACTGCGCGGCCGCACCTCGCTGGACGTCCGCGAGGTGCTGCGGGAGACCATGTTCGCCGCCACCGTCACCGGCAGCCCCGTGCAGAACGCCACCCGGGTGATCGACCGGTACGAGCGCGGCGGGCGCGGCTACTACTCCGGCGCGCTCGCCCTGATCGGCCGCTCGGCCAGCGGCGGCCAGCAGCTGGACTCGCCGATCTGCATCCGGGCCGCCGACATCGACCCCGCCGACGGCTCGCTGGTGGTGCGGGTCGGCGCCACCCTGGTGCGGCACTCCGACCCGTACTCCGAGGTCGCCGAGACGCACGCCAAGGCCGCCGGGGTGCTCTCCGCGATCGGCGCCCGCCCGGCCCGGCCCGCCCGGGAGGCCGCCGCCCGGCCCCGGCTCGCCGAGGACCACCGGGTGCAGGCCGCGCTGGACTCCCGCCGGGCCGGCCTGGCCCCGTTCTGGCTGCGGATGCAGCAGCCCGCCGCGCCGCTGCCCGGCGCCGACACCCTGGTGGTGGACGGCGAGGACACCTTCACCGCGATGCTCGCCCACCTGCTGCGCTCGCTCGGCCACACCGTCACCGTGGTCCGCTACGACGCCCCCGGGCTGCGCGAACGGGCCGCCGCGCACCGCGGGCCGCTGGTGCTCGGCCCCGGCCCCGGCGACCCGGCCGACCCGGCCGACCCGAAGATGGCGCTGCTGCGCCCGGTGGTCGCCGACGCGCTGGCCGCCGTCCGCTCCGGGGAGCGCACCGCGCCGCTGCTCGCGGTCTGCCTCGGCCACCAGCTGCTCTCCGCGCGGCTCGGGCTGCCGCTGGCCCGCAAGGCGGTGCCGTACCAGGGCGCCCAGGAGGCGGTCGACCTGTTCGGCACCCGCCGCACCATCGGCTTCTACAACACCTTCACCGCCCGCTGCGACGACGCAGCGGCCCGGCGGCTGGCCGCCGAGGGGATCGAGGTCTCCCGGGACGCCCGCACCGGCGACGTGCACGCGCTGCGCGGCCCCGGCTTCGCCGGCCTGCAGTTCCACCCCGAGTCGGTGCTCACCCGGGAGGGCGTGGAGATCGTCGCCGAACTGCTGGGCGCCGCCGCGGCCGTGCGCGGCTGAAACCCGCCGCCCGGGCCGCTCCCCCGCCGCTGCGCCCGGGCTTCCGGAAAGGCCTGGATCTCTCCCTACCCGACTGGTATTCATATCGTGCTCGCCGGTCATGAATTGGGGGATGCATGACGAACGCACCGGTGCCCGGCACCGTGGAGATCGCCCTGGAGGACGGCACCGTCCTGCACGCCGCGGTCCGCCCGGGCCCGGGCCGCCCGGCGGGGGACGCGGGGGCGGCCGCCTCGGCCGTCACGCACGGCCTCGGCGAGGTGCGGCGCACGGTGCGCGCGGTCGGGCGCTGGGCGCGCGAGACGGCGCGCGAGGCGGGCGAACCGGACGGCTTCGAGGTGGAGTTCGGCCTCACCCTGGCGGTGAAGTCCGGCCGCCTGATCGGCGTGCTCGCGGAAGCCTCCGGCGAGGCCAGCCTGGTGGTCCGGCTGAGCTGGCAGCGGCCGGACGACCGCCCCGCCGCGTGAGCCCGGACAGCGCGGCGGTCCGCTTCTCCGACCCGGCCGGCACCTTCCTGGGCAGCGGCTTCCACCTCGGCGCGGGCCTGCTGGTCAGCTGCGCGCACGTGGTGCACGGCCACCCGGAGCTGACCGTCCGACACGGCGCGGCCGCCCACCCGGTGCGCACCGCCCGGCTGTTCCCGCCCGACCCGGCGCCCGGCGCCGCCGCCTACCCGCCGCCGGACCTCGCGCTGCTCACCGCGCCCGGCCTGGCCGGCGCCCCGCCGTCGCGCTCGCCGAGCGCGACCCGGCGGGCGGCGCGGCCGTCCTGGTGCACGGCTTCGCGGTGAACCCGGTGACCGGCGAGGTCGGCCCGGAGTCCGCCCGGCTGACCGTGGCGGGGCCCTCCGGGCTCGGGCTGCGCGTCCAACACGGCTGGATCCAGCGCGGGTTGAGCGGCAGCATGGCGCTGGACGGGCGGGGCCGGGTGGTCGGCGTGGTGAAGGCCACCGCGGACGGCGACGACCCGGTGGGCGGCTGGCTGACCCCGCTGTCCGCGCTGCTGCCGCTGCTGCCCCCGCGGCCGCCCGCCCCGCCGGCGCCTCCGGCGGTGACCGCGGGCGCGGTCGCCCGGCTGCTGGGCGAGCCGTTCCCGCTGCAGGACCCGGCGGTGCGGCTGGAGCTGGTGCGGGCGGTGAACGAGCGGCTCGGCCCCGGCCAGGAACTCCGGGTCCCCTACCACGCGCTCGCCCCCGTGCACCTGCGCGCGCTCGCCGCGGCCTGCCTGGAGCACCGCAGCCCCGCCGCCGCGCTGCGCGCCCTGCTCGCCGGGGCCCGCGAACTGTGCGGCCCGCACCGGGCCCTGGACGGGCTCGGCGCCCTGCTGGCGCCCGGCCCGCACCTCGACCCGGACCCCGACCCGGAGGAGTGACGATGGACCGCTGCACCTGGGAGACCCGGCGCATGCTGCAGCGCATCCTGGCGGGCTGGCACGAACTCGCCCCGGTGCTGCCGGACTTGGAGCGGCACCTGGCCGAGACCACCAACTACCCCGTCCAGGTGCAGCACCACGAGCTGTCGGTGTCCGCCGCCCGGATCGCCAAGTTCCTGGCCGAGGAGCACGGGCAGCCGTCCGCCGCGATCGGCCACCTGCACGACTGGCTGGTCGGCGTCGCCGGGGCGCAACTGCGCGGCGACTGGGTGGCCTTCCTGGCCCGGGTGCAGGGCGCGCCGGGGCTGACCGTCCACGAGCGGGCCGACCTGGTGGTGATCGCGGGCGTGCTGTGCTTCCCACCGGTGACGCCGGTGCGGGCCGACGGGCGGCGGCTGGTCGAGATGGCCACCCACGCCCTGGTGATCGGCAGCCCGTCCCTGCTGCTGGAGGACCTGTCGGCCCGGCAGGAGCAGCAGTTGGCGTGGCACGCCCGGCAGGAGGTGGAGAAGTCCCGCAGCGGCCCGCCGCCGCTGCGGGAGACGGACCCGCCGGTCCTCCCGCCGCCCCGGGAGCGCCGCCGGGTGGTGGCGGCCGCCGTCGGCCTGGCCCTGCTGGTGACGGCCGGCCTGGTGACGGCGGTGTCCTGGCCCGGCGGCCCGGCGCCGCTGCCCGACCAGAAGGCGATCTGGACCGCGCACACCGTCGACCCGGGCGGCACGGCCTTCGCCACGGTCGACGTCCCGGCGGGCGCGAAGCGGCTGGAGGCCGAGCTGACGCTGCGGGACGCGAACCCGGACACCGGCGCCTGCAACGACCTGACCGCCGAGCTCAGCACCGACCAGGGCGGCAGCAGCGGCCCGCGGCCCCTCGGCGCGAAGGCCTCCGTCCCGGTGCCCTCCGGCCGGTCCGCCGTGCGCCTGACGCTGCGGCTGGCGGGCATGGCCAACTGCACCCAGACCATCGACATCCCGAGCATCCGCTTCACCCGCTAGGAGACCCCCGTGCACGTCCCGCGCCCCGCCGTCCACCTGGCGGCCGGACTGCTCCTGCTCGGCACCGCCGCGTCCGGCTGCTCCGGCGGCGGCGACGATCCGCCGTTCGACAGCCTGCCGGTCAAGGTCGGCTTCAAGACCGACCGGCCCGGCATGTCCGAGTTCACCGACAAGGGCGTGTACGACGGCTTCGAGCCGCACCTGACCATGAAGGTGCTCGGCTCCCGCAAGCTCGACTACACCTCGCTGACGGTGACCACCGCCAACTGGGAGGACGCCCTCACCGACGGCAAGGCCAACCACAACAAGGTCGACCTGGTGGTCGCCGACGTCTCCGAGCGCGACAGCCTCAAGCGGGACTACGACCTGGCCGGCCCCTACCTGCAGACCCCGCTGGGCGTGCTGCTGAAGGCCGGCGACACCCGGGCGGTCGCCAAGTCCGAGGACCTGAAGCCGCTGCGGGTGTGCGTCACCGGCGGCACCACCGCCGAGGCGCAGCTCAAGGACATCGGTCCCCGGGTGACCGTCACCGGCACCGACCTGCGGGAGTGCCTGGCCCGGGTCGACGACGACACCGCGGACGCCGTGCTCTCCGACTACCTGGTGCTGCAGGGCGTGGCCGCCAACTCGGGCGGTGGCGGGCAGCGCGCCTACCGGGTGGCCCGGGACGCCCACATCGGCAAGACCCAGTTCCTGATGATGGTGCTGCCGAAGGGGCACCGGAAGGCCTGCGAGCTGCTGCGCGGGGCCATCAACGACTACCTGCAGGACCCGGACTGGATGAACGCCCTGCGCACGTCCTTCGGCTTCGGCCCGGACTTCACCGACAAGGAGCTGCGCGACACCTTCAAGCCGGTCACCACCTCCGCCGGGGACCGCTGCTCGGCCTGAACCCCGGTGGCGCTCAGCCCAGTTCCTCGTCCAGCCCCCGTTCGATCGCGTACCGGACCAGCTCGACCCGGTTGTGCAGCTGCAGCTTGCCCAGGGTGTTCTGGACGTGGTTCTGCACGGTGCGGTGCGAGAGCACCAGGCGGTCGGCGATCTGCCGGTAGGACAGGCCCTTGGCGACCAGCCGCAGCACCTCGGTCTCCCGCGGGGTCAGCTGCGGGGCGGCGGGCTCGGCGGGGGTGCCCGGCTCGGAGGCCAGCCGGCGGAACTCGCCCAGCACCAGGCCGGCCAGGCCGGGGGTGAACACCGGGTCGCCGACGGCGGTGCGGCGCACCGCGTCGAGCAGTTCCTCCCGGCCGGCCGACTTCACCAGGTAGCCGGTCGCCCCGGACTTCACCGCCTCCAGCACGTCGGCGTGCTCGCCGCTGGCGGAGAGCACCAGCACCCGCACCGCCGGGTCGGCGGCCACCACCCGGCGGCACACCTCGGCACCGGACAGCGCGGGCAGGTTGAGGTCCAGCACCACCACCTGGGGGGTGCTGGCCCGGGCCCGGCGCACCGCCTCCTCGCCGTCCCCCGCGGTGGCGACCACGGCGAACCCGGCCTCCGCCAAGTCCCGGGCCACCCCGTCGCGCCACATCGGGTGGTCGTCCACCACCATCACGCGCACCGGCTGCTCAGTCGTCATGCCCACTCCTCGGCCACCGCAGTTCCACCTCGACGCCCTCCCCGGGCGCCGAGTACAGCTCGGCGCTGCCGCCGAGGTCGAGCATCCGGCCGCGGATCGACTGGGCGACCCCGAGCCGGCCGTCCCGCTGCGCCTCGGCGAGCCGCCCGGCCGGGAAGCCGGGGCCGTCGTCGCGCACCGACACGGTGACCGCCTCCGGCTCGTCCTCGACCAGGATCCAGGCCCGGGCCGACTCCCCCGCGTGCCGGCGGACGTTGTCGAGCGCGGCGGCGACCGCGGCGGCCAGTTCGGCGGCGGCCGCGGCGGGCAGCAGGACGGGCGTGGCGGGCGCGGCGACGGTGATCCGCTCGTCGGCGTGCCGGGAGACCAGCGGACGCAGGTCCTGCTCGCCGTCCGGCTCGGCCGGCTCGGGCAGCCGGCCGCCGGTCATCAGGGCCCGCAGCGCGCGCTCCTGCTCGCCCGCCAGGCGGCCGAGTTCGGCGGTGTCGCCCTGCTGGCGGTGCACCAGGGCGAGCACCTGGAGCACCCCGTCGTGGATGTCCCGGGAGAGGCG
The window above is part of the Kitasatospora sp. NA04385 genome. Proteins encoded here:
- the pknB gene encoding Stk1 family PASTA domain-containing Ser/Thr kinase, with the protein product MTLDDPLHGVLLDGRYRIEQRIAVGGMATVYRGTDTRLDRTVALKLMHPSLIGDADFTARFIREAKAVARLAHPNVVNVLDQGADPRAVFMAMEYVPGRNLRDVLRDRGALSVRAALDVLEPVLAALGAAHRAGLVHRDVKPENVLITDNGMVKVADFGLVRVLEGGDATGASATETGQLLGTVSYLAPEQIRQEPTDQRVDVYAAGILLYEMLTGAKPHTGEHAAQVMYRHLHEDVPAPSLTAPAVGPELDAIVAAATSRDPQARPWDAVELLAAVQRARRSLPVEQLDAEPPASTRPTPRYSPGEATAVLEQLPPLERTSVLEVPPELLPPVRPVVNDDPPRGRPRRSPRSAFGRHPAAWSAVLVALLLVVGGVTYALSSAVYATVPSVLGQNREQAAATLDRQGLHGSFSEQFSESVPNGSVISTDPGVGAKVRKSDGVKVLLSRGPERVAVPDVTGRPQADAAKALGDARLTAGTSREEYSDTVPKGSVISTDPAAGSSQSPGSPVALTVSKGMHVVPDVKGMGKEDASKALQDAGFVPEIAGLIPLGKVTGQSPAANTPAKQGSTVTITISLF
- a CDS encoding sulfite oxidase-like oxidoreductase gives rise to the protein MGTMGQREPEQQPTTDPRLPPGQRPQRGWPVLHYGPVPRFKPQSWDFQVFGATADAEKARWDFAGFHALPKTTVRGDLHCVTKFSMLGNEWTGVAAKTVLDLVPPDPSVTHVMVWAEYGYSANLRLADFADPSTVLATHHDGRTLTLEHGFPVRLVVPHLYAWKGPKWVRAVEYMRADRRGFWEERGYHNLADPWREQRYSYQEQPGDGPLR
- the bfr gene encoding bacterioferritin — its product is MQGDPEVIEFLNEQLTAELTAINQYFLHAKMQENFGWTKLAKYTRHESFDEMKHAEILTDRILFLDGLPNYQRLFHVRIGQTVKEMFEADRQVEVEAIDRLRRGIVVMRAKNDVTSANIFEAILEDEEHHIDYLDTQLELLDKLGEALYIAQLIEQPES
- a CDS encoding bacterioferritin-associated ferredoxin; this translates as MYVCMCHAVTEAQVKQKIDEGANTPRQIAQGCKAGTDCGSCVRRIQALLGEHGARPCPTARLAERLGLADPATAPAVAPKAA
- a CDS encoding class II 3-deoxy-7-phosphoheptulonate synthase translates to MTVTNHSWQSLPAAQQPEWPDQEALRKTLAELASYPPLVFAGECDQLRARLAAVARGEAFLLQGGDCAEAFDAVSADQIRNKLKTLLQMAAVLTYAASVPVVKVGRIAGQYSKPRSKSTETRDGVTLPTYRGDSVNGFEFTAEARIPDPERLKRMYNASAATLNLVRAFTTGGYADLRQVHAWNQDFVRNSPAGQRYEQLAREIDQALAFMNACGVAPEEFKTVEFFSSHEALILDYETALTRTDSRTGELYDVSGHMVWIGERTRQLDHAHIEFASKIRNPIGVKLGPTTTVDDALTLIDRLDPEREPGRLTFITRMGAGKIRDHLPTLVEKVTASGAQVVWITDPMHGNTFEASSGHKTRKFDDVLDEVRGFFEVHRALGTHPGGIHVELTGDDVTECVGGGDEVLVDDLHQRYETACDPRLNRSQSLDLAFLVAEMYRGQ
- a CDS encoding anthranilate synthase family protein, coding for MTTTATALLARLAAPGAPAFALLHRRAPRLAPDTVELLVGEVSEHAALADLPVPAGAPDGGPRHDLLALVPYAQIRERGFAARQDGTPLRALSVREQYALPLAEVLAALPDAPVELRGGEFDIDDEEYAEIVRRVIEDEIGRGAGANFVIRRDFRAELAGYSTPTALTLLRRLLEHERGAYWTFLVHTGDRVLVGASPEVHVRQSGGTVVMNPISGTYRYPAGGPDADSLLEFLRDPKELEELTMVVDEELKMMCAVGDLGGQVLGPRLKEMSHLAHTEYELRGRTSLDVREVLRETMFAATVTGSPVQNATRVIDRYERGGRGYYSGALALIGRSASGGQQLDSPICIRAADIDPADGSLVVRVGATLVRHSDPYSEVAETHAKAAGVLSAIGARPARPAREAAARPRLAEDHRVQAALDSRRAGLAPFWLRMQQPAAPLPGADTLVVDGEDTFTAMLAHLLRSLGHTVTVVRYDAPGLRERAAAHRGPLVLGPGPGDPADPADPKMALLRPVVADALAAVRSGERTAPLLAVCLGHQLLSARLGLPLARKAVPYQGAQEAVDLFGTRRTIGFYNTFTARCDDAAARRLAAEGIEVSRDARTGDVHALRGPGFAGLQFHPESVLTREGVEIVAELLGAAAAVRG
- a CDS encoding CU044_2847 family protein yields the protein MTNAPVPGTVEIALEDGTVLHAAVRPGPGRPAGDAGAAASAVTHGLGEVRRTVRAVGRWARETAREAGEPDGFEVEFGLTLAVKSGRLIGVLAEASGEASLVVRLSWQRPDDRPAA
- a CDS encoding transporter substrate-binding domain-containing protein, coding for MHVPRPAVHLAAGLLLLGTAASGCSGGGDDPPFDSLPVKVGFKTDRPGMSEFTDKGVYDGFEPHLTMKVLGSRKLDYTSLTVTTANWEDALTDGKANHNKVDLVVADVSERDSLKRDYDLAGPYLQTPLGVLLKAGDTRAVAKSEDLKPLRVCVTGGTTAEAQLKDIGPRVTVTGTDLRECLARVDDDTADAVLSDYLVLQGVAANSGGGGQRAYRVARDAHIGKTQFLMMVLPKGHRKACELLRGAINDYLQDPDWMNALRTSFGFGPDFTDKELRDTFKPVTTSAGDRCSA
- a CDS encoding response regulator transcription factor, with the translated sequence MTTEQPVRVMVVDDHPMWRDGVARDLAEAGFAVVATAGDGEEAVRRARASTPQVVVLDLNLPALSGAEVCRRVVAADPAVRVLVLSASGEHADVLEAVKSGATGYLVKSAGREELLDAVRRTAVGDPVFTPGLAGLVLGEFRRLASEPGTPAEPAAPQLTPRETEVLRLVAKGLSYRQIADRLVLSHRTVQNHVQNTLGKLQLHNRVELVRYAIERGLDEELG
- the macS gene encoding MacS family sensor histidine kinase, whose protein sequence is MSVELPLWRAIGYFRVLALAYAVLRYLTAYREFLHPVSGWIFLGALSLWTLASTRAFAGPQRCTWPVLGTDLTVAVTGIVMSGIIDTPARIHAGAPTLPTIWAAGTVLGFAGRGGWRAAAFAGAVIGAANILGHGGVSPDNLHNIVLLLVAGCAIGYVIELARASEAVLTRALQVEAATRERERLSRDIHDGVLQVLALVHRQQGDTAELGRLAGEQERALRALMTGGRLPEPAEPDGEQDLRPLVSRHADERITVAAPATPVLLPAAAAAELAAAVAAALDNVRRHAGESARAWILVEDEPEAVTVSVRDDGPGFPAGRLAEAQRDGRLGVAQSIRGRMLDLGGSAELYSAPGEGVEVELRWPRSGHDD